The following nucleotide sequence is from Candidatus Methanoperedens sp..
GCTCTGGGGTATATTCATTCTCGTACCGTTCATCCACGACCATCTTGCGCCGCCTCTTTCCACCTATCTTGGTTTTCTGCCCCTATTCCAGGGACCTATGTATGGTGGTCAGACCATGCTCACAGGCGGCGTGATACTTGCAATAATGATAATTCCGATAACCTCATCGGTATCCAGGGAAGTCCTCATGACAGTGCCGACGCAACAGCGGGAAGCAGCCCTCGCTCTCGGCGCTACAGGCTGGGAGACCACCCGAATCGCGGTTCTTCCTTATGCCAGGTCGGGAATATTCGGGGCTGTAATTCTTGGTTTTGGGCGCGCCATCGGCGAAACAATGGCAGTCACCATGGTCATAGGGAACAGCCCCAGGATTTCTGAATCGCTTTTCTCGCCATCGTACACGATGGCATCGGTTATTGCAAATGAGTTCGTGGAGGCTACATCAAAGCTTTACATCTCATCTCTCATTGAGATCGGGTTTTTGCTTCTGGTTATATCAGTTATCGTCAATATTGCAGCCAGGATTCTTGTATGGAAACTCCTTAAAGTAGAAAGAGACGGAGCGGCATGAAGTGGAATAAAAGAAAATTAATAGACAGGATTATGTCCTTTCTTGCCGCCTCCTGTGTTGTAATTGCCATAATCCCACTATTGAGCATCCTCTACACAGTAACCATCAATGGGATATCATCTATAAACCTGGATTTTCTTACACAGCTCCCCAAACCTGTGGGTGAAGCCGGAGGCGGGCTAGGAAACGCAATCCAGGGGACGTTCATTGTAGTGGGAATTGCCTGCTTAATCGGGCTTCCGGTAGGTATTCTCGCTGGTGTCTATCTTTCAGAATACGGGGATAACAGGTTTGGACGTTTTGTAAGTTTCGTGGCAGATGTCCTGAC
It contains:
- the pstC gene encoding phosphate ABC transporter permease subunit PstC, whose protein sequence is MDRSNLPSFRVSRSKLSGDFIFEAVVGLFALSIIVLAFLLFRELFLGSGLSRNAFGFGFLTGSTWDPVNEVFGALPFIFGTLVSSFLALTIAVPFSLGIAIFLSELAPEKLRTPLSFVIELLAAVPSVIIGLWGIFILVPFIHDHLAPPLSTYLGFLPLFQGPMYGGQTMLTGGVILAIMIIPITSSVSREVLMTVPTQQREAALALGATGWETTRIAVLPYARSGIFGAVILGFGRAIGETMAVTMVIGNSPRISESLFSPSYTMASVIANEFVEATSKLYISSLIEIGFLLLVISVIVNIAARILVWKLLKVERDGAA